A section of the Humulus lupulus chromosome 2, drHumLupu1.1, whole genome shotgun sequence genome encodes:
- the LOC133817865 gene encoding receptor-like protein kinase FERONIA: protein MKTLFILNAHNIFIFIFLLFLSTIFKVSGSSTAGVPQISKLNISKTNPPIKRTPEIPSTTPTLLQSKNCNKVKTVKVFKPIALASSAALLTIFLFLLGFTMFWRLRRREHQQINDEEKPAPGVVVTVKKQQHCRRFTLDEIRSATHNFDPDLKIGDGGYGRVYKGYIDNDKENPVAVKVLKSMSNSLSMIQVIHEFWLEIETISKLRHPNLVPLIGYCDDEQFMIIVYDYMSHGTLRDHLYGTSDSFLTWKERLAICIGAARGLAYLHAGPERGIIHRDIKTTNILLDENWVAKVSDFGLSRMGPESPSKSHVTTTDARGTFGYLDPEYFRTRHLNAKSDVYGFGVVLFEVLCGRAAVDMNLDEEQQSLAQWAKYHVKNGTLDQIIDEKLGREIRPECLKVYGKIAHRCLRSERKRRPKMTDVLKALEYAQGAQEGDPVAVEEGIKISESNSIDESFSCWDGGNQVVLSPPCKDIVVHSCPTVYEKTKSQKMLLRFFSEKARGFKWATQPTSRAVKALCFTCSYTLKDHCERKYDPVQ from the coding sequence ATGAAAACCTTATTCATATTAAACGCCCATAACATCTTTATTTTCATCTTTCTCTTATTTCTAAGTACTATATTCAAAGTTTCAGGCAGCTCCACCGCCGGAGTACCCCAGATCTCCAAACTCAATATCTCTAAAACCAATCCTCCTATAAAACGAACCCCAGAAATTCCATCCACCACCCCAACCCTCCTACAATCCAAAAACTGCAACAAGGTCAAAACGGTAAAGGTATTTAAACCCATCGCCCTTGCATCATCGGCAGCTTTATTAACAATATTCCTCTTTCTTCTGGGTTTTACTATGTTTTGGAGACTAAGGAGAAGAGAACATCAACAGATAAACGACGAAGAGAAACCAGCTCCTGGAGTTGTCGTAACGGTGAAGAAACAACAACACTGCCGTCGTTTTACGCTCGATGAGATTCGATCCGCAACCCACAACTTCGACCCCGACCTCAAAATAGGAGACGGGGGGTACGGAAGAGTTTACAAGGGTTACATAGACAACGACAAAGAAAATCCCGTAGCGGTCAAAGTATTGAAGTCAATGTCAAATTCATTGTCGATGATCCAGGTGATTCATGAGTTCTGGCTGGAAATTGAAACGATTTCGAAACTCCGCCACCCTAATCTGGTCCCTCTAATCGGTTACTGTGACGATGAACAGTTCATGATCATTGTTTATGACTACATGTCTCACGGAACACTCCGGGATCATCTTTACGGAACGAGTGATTCGTTTTTGACATGGAAAGAGAGGTTAGCAATCTGTATTGGTGCTGCTCGTGGGTTGGCTTACCTTCATGCAGGGCCGGAGCGTGGGATAATCCACCGTGACATCAAGACTACCAATATTCTTCTGGACGAGAATTGGGTTGCGAAGGTTTCTGACTTTGGGCTTTCGAGAATGGGCCCAGAAAGCCCATCAAAAAGCCATGTTACTACTACAGATGCGAGGGGAACTTTTGGGTACTTGGATCCGGAATACTTTCGAACAAGGCATCTCAATGCGAAATCTGATGTTTATGGGTTCGGCGTGGTGCTTTTTGAGGTGTTGTGTGGTAGGGCTGCTGTGGATATGAACCTTGATGAAGAGCAACAAAGCTTGGCCCAATGGGCTAAGTATCATGTGAAGAATGGAACGCTTGATCAAATTATAGATGAGAAGTTGGGGAGGGAGATTCGGCCCGAGTGTTTGAAGGTGTATGGTAAGATAGCTCATAGATGCTTGCGTAGCGAAAgaaaacgacggccgaagatgaCCGATGTGTTGAAGGCTCTTGAGTATGCACAGGGGGCGCAGGAGGGTGATCCTGTAGCCGTGGAGGAGGGGATCAAAATTAGTGAGTCTAATAGCATTGATGAAAGCTTTTCCTGTTGGGATGGTGGAAATCAGGTGGTTCTAAGCCCACCGTGTAAGGATATTGTGGTGCATTCTTGTCCAACGGTTTACGAGAAAACAAAGTCTCAAAAAATGTTACTTAGATTTTTTAGTGAGAAGGCGCGGGGGTTTAAATGGGCCACGCAACCTACATCTCGTGCTGTCAAGGCTTTGTGTTTCACGTGTTCGTATACACTTAAGGATCATTGTGAAAGGAAATATGACCCTGTGCAATGA